A single region of the Peromyscus eremicus chromosome 16_21, PerEre_H2_v1, whole genome shotgun sequence genome encodes:
- the Ndufv3 gene encoding NADH dehydrogenase [ubiquinone] flavoprotein 3, mitochondrial yields the protein MALLLRGGRIRALKAVFLEARVFRELPSTVPLSTESGKSEGGIQPNPKNQGAPTDVVGAEERGKLLATHTAAPLSKSASPRSSYPSVENTGGAVAGPHRGGSLPLTDEGLPKRLSRKTLVEFPQKVTSPPQVQGSDSEARRRHVQKVANDSSSSSSSSSSSSNSSDSDSDGEGHDSNIDPQVASKGKAGFYKPEASRSFQNGVPKITVPAKEKAKVQKPRTDVAYPEKSLQPKKKGTVTKPVGDSKETKSKPMASRSQSSEILEQTLKEEHPQEKPRPSKTRKESPKPFEAEKILPDRTKARSSAQLTGGPVPTMRTQEASAEEQLPAAAPRAGARHLEPKGPEPDRKAASPRVLVGKESVEKQMPEGRPTAKEETLEDQTPVSYSKTVPVQKKDTLEERAGPQLEGRFQEAAGEAPPTDAGPPQEAPDDIQEPTLVPESSNTTTYKNLQHHDYNSYTFLDLNMDLSKFRMPQPSSGRESPRH from the exons ATGGCTCTCCTGCTTCGAGGAGGACGAATCCGGGCACTGAAG GCTGTGTTCCTGGAGGCAAGGGTGTTCCGAGAACTGCCTTCTACGGTGCCCCTCTCTACAGAGTCAGGGAAGAGTGAAGGGGGAATACAACCAAATCCCAAGAATCAAGGTGCACCCACAG ATGTGGTgggagcagaggagaggggcAAGCTCCTAGCCACCCACACAGCAGCGCCACTGTCCAAAAGTGCATCTCCACGCAGTTCTTACCCATCAGTGGAGAACACAGGGGGGGCTGTAGCCGGCCCACACCGTGGTGGCAGCCTGCCGCTCACAGATGAAGGGCTTCCGAAGCGTTTGTCAAGAAAGACTTTGGTAGAGTTTCCTCAGAAAGTTACGTCTCCACCCCAAGTACAGGGTTCTGACTCAGAGGCTCGGCGGCGGCATGTGCAGAAGGTGGCAAATGATTCATCctcatcttcctcatcctcatcttcctcctccaactcctcagaTTCAGACTCTGATGGGGAGGGACATGACTCCAACATTGATCCCCAAGTGGCCAGCAAAGGCAAGGCAGGGTTTTACAAACCAGAGGCCTCCCGTTCCTTCCAGAACGGAGTCCCCAAAATCACAGTACCTGCAAAAGAGAAAGCCAAGGTGCAAAAGCCACGCACAGATGTCGCCTACCCAGAGAAGTCCCTGCAGCCAAAGAAGAAAGGGACCGTCACCAAGCCTGTAGGGGACAGCAAAGAAACCAAATCCAAGCCCATGGCATCCAGATCACAGTCCAGTGAGATTTTGGAGCAAACCTTGAAGGAAGAACACCCACAGGAGAAACCGAGGCCGAGTAAGACAAGGAAGGAAAGCCCAAAGCCATTTGAAGCTGAAAAAATCTTACCCGACCGTACAAAGGCCAGGTCATCTGCACAGCTCACTGGTGGCCCAGTGCCCACAATGAGAACACAAGAGGCCAGTGCAGAAGAACAGCTGCCAGCAGCCGCACCCAGGGCCGGAGCCAGACATCTGGAACCAAAAGGGCCAGAGCCTGACCGGAAGGCAGCTTCTCCCCGGGTCCTGGTCGGAAAAGAAAGCGTGGAGAAGCAGATGCCCGAAGGCCGCCCAACGGCCAAGGAGGAGACCTTGGAAGATCAGACACCAGTGAGCTATTCAAAAACAGTTCCTGTTCAGAAGAAAGATACCTTGGAAGAGAGAGCAGGACCGCAGCTGGAGGGGAGGTTCCAGGAGGCAGCCGGTGAAGCCCCGCCCACTGATGCAGGCCCACCCCAGGAAGCCCCAGACGACATACAGG AGCCCACTCTGGTCCCTGAGTCGTCTAACACCACCACCTACAAGAACCTACAGCATCATGACTACAACTCATACACCTTCCTAGACCTGAACATGGACCTCTCCAAGTTCAGAATGCCTCAACCCTCTTCAGGACGAGAGTCACCTCGGCACTGA